CGCCACGATCAAGGTCAGCGCTCGAAGTCGCGGTTCGACGAGGAGCCTTCGTCGCCGGAGCGGAGCCGGAATGGTGACGACCGCCTCCGCCTGGCTCGGAGCCGAATGGCCGTTGACCTGCGTCGCCCAGGCGGCAATCTGGCTGCGGGTATGGAAGCCCAGCTTGTTGCGGATCTGTTCGACGTGGTATTCGGCGGTGCGCTCGCTGACGAACAGCTTCTCCGCGATCTGCCGATTGGTCAGGCCCTGAGCGACGAGGTTCGCGACTTCCTGCTCGCGGCGGGTCAGCGGCCGTGCAGGGCTGCTGGCGTCGTGTCGAGCGGCGCCTATCGGACGGACCTCGTCCGAAACCCTCTTCGTGGGAGCCCTCCGCACTCATTGTGACATGCGCCGTAAGCCCTGTTTCGTGCGTCTGATGGGCGGAATTCATGAACCGCACATCGGAGGAACTCGAAATGGCCGCTACGCAACCGACCCGCAATCATTCGTTTCGTCTCGGACGCACATTGGCGATGCTGGGCATCGCGCTGGCATTGGTCACGGGTGTCTTCGCCGCCCGGGCGGCGGCGTCGCTCGCCCAACCCGGCCCCGACTATGGGTGGGCCGGGTCTCCGCTGGCGGCCGCCCCGTCGGACACGTCGCCCGTCCCCACGCCGGATCCGACGCTAACGCCGGACCCGACTTTGGCGCCGACGCCGACGCCGGCGCCCACACCAACGCCGGATCCTCGGCAAACCGGAAAGGTGATCGTCGTTTCGATCGCCCAGCAGCGGCTGGTCGCGTACCAGGACGGCGCGGCCGTGCTCACCTCGAACGTGGCAACCGGCATGCCGGCCCTTCCTACGCCGACCGGCACCTTCCACATCATGAGCAAGTCGTCGCCGTACAAGTTCGTCTCGCCCTGGCCGCGCGGTAACCAGTACTGGTACCCGACCGAGTGGGTCTCCTACGCGATGCTCTTCGCCGATGACGGCTACTTCCTACACGACGCGCCCTGGCGGACTGTATGGGGCGCCGGCGCAAACCTGACCCACGGGAGCCACGGCTGCATCAACGTTCCGAAAGCGGCGATGGCCACCCTGTACGGCTGGGCGACCGACGGCACGACCGTGATCGTCGAATAACCGCGAACGCTGACTCTCGGGAGGCGCTTTTCCCCGGCGCCTCCCTTTTTGTCTTCCTGCGCCGCAACCCCGGTTTCGCGCGTCTGATGGGCGGAACTTATGCGGCATTCGTCGGAGGAACGCGACATGAAAGAAGTCAACTCGACTCGCAAGCGATCGATATTCAACCGGCCCCGGCGGATCGCCTTGGCCGCTGGCGTATTGGTAGCCGGCTTCCTGGCCGGCGGCTGGTTCGCCTACGCGCTGCCGAATCAGCCGAGCACCCGCACGGTGCTGGCGGATACGGGCGCCACGCCGACGCCCGTCAGCACACCTGTCGCCACGCCGACACCTGACGCGACCCCGGCCCCGACGGTGGTCCCGACCGTAGTGCCGACTGTTGCACCGACGGACCCGCCCGTGGTTCGGCCGCCGCAGACGACCTTCACGATCGCGGTGCCGGTCATCCGCCAAACGATGGTGCTGGACTGCGAGACGGCCGCGCTCCAAATGGGGCTGGCGACCTACGGCTATTACTACAGCCAGGACACGCTGTTCGCCCGCGAGAATGCGGACCTGCGGGCGCCCGTGATGGGACCCAACCACACCGTTCTGCAGTGGGGCGATCCGTACACGAACTTCGTCGGCAACGTCAACGGCAGCGACTGGACCCCGACTGGTTACGGCGTCTACTACCCGGTCATCCTCAAGATGGCGCGCGACATCGGCCTGACGAACGCCTATGGCGGCGAGGGAATGTCCGCGGCGACGATCTACGATGCGCTCTCCACCGGACACGCCGTCGAGGTCTGGATCGAAACCAACTGGACCCGCCCCGGCGTCGGGACATGGACAGCATGGGACGGCCGAAAGATTCGCTACTCGTACGCCGAGCACGCGGTGACGTTGAGCGGTGTCTCACCCAACCAGGTTCGCGTCAACGACCCGCTGCACGGCACGCAGTACTGGGTCAGCAAGGCGACCTTCGAAACCTCATGGGCCGACTTCAACAACATGGCGGTGGTGTTCTGATGATCGCCACCCACACGATCGGTGCAGGCACGCTGGTTGCCTGCACCGACCCCGTCATCTGGGACGCCTTCGTGTCGGCCGCCAGCGACGGCTCGATCCTCCAGTCCTGGGCCTGGGGCGAGTTAAAGGCCCGGTACGGTTGGGAGCCGACCCGATACCTCTGGACTCGTGAGGGCCGGGTGCGCGGTGCCATCTCGGTACTCCGCAAGCAACTCCCTGGCGGTCTTGCGATGCACTACGCGCCGCGTGGGCCTGTCCTCAACAAACAATTTGCTGAGTGGCCACTGCTCTGGGATCAGCTACGGCGCCGGTTGGCCTTGCAAGGTGGCACGGTTCTCAAGGTTGACCCGGAGTGGCCCGATCAGGGTCAGTACGTTCTGCAATTTACTGGCGCTCGACCCACCCATTCGATTCAGCATGAGGCGACCGCCCTGGTCGATCTGCGCGGTGGGGAAGGGGTGTTCGAGCGGATGAGCGCCTCAGCGCGGCGCAACATGCGACAGGCGGCGCGCGCCGGCGTCATCGTCCAATCCAGCGTTCAGCTCGATGCGCTCGACCGCTTCTACCAGATGCTCGCGGCCACCGCGGACCGGCAGGAGTTCACCATCCGCCCGCGCAGCTACTATCGCGACCTCTTTCAGGCCTTTGGAGATTCGGCCCGCGTCTATCTCGCCACCAACCAAGGGGTCACCATCGCCGGCAGCGTGATCGTGAACTACGGCGACCGCCTCATCTATCTATTCAGTGGGAGCAGCGACGAGGGCCGCCGCCTGAAGGCGCCCTACCTCATTCAGCAACATGTCATCCGGGATGGCCAGGCGCTCGGCTGCCGAACCTACGACCTCTGGGGCATCCCGATCGACCCGCAGTCCGGAGATCCGGGGTGGGGTTACGCGCACTTCAAGGCGATGCTGGGTGGCGTCCCCGTCACGTTTGCCGGCTCCTGGGACCTTCCCGTGAAGCGGCCCCTGGCCGCGGCCTACCATCTCGCGGAGCGCGTCCTCGCCCGGCCGGCGGTGGCGGTGTAGCCATGCGGCAGCGATTTGCGACAATCACGTCCACGATCCGATGGCTGGGGAGCAAACCACCTTATTACGCGATGCCGTCGCGGGCGATGAACGCGCCTTCGATGCGCTCATTGGTCCTTTGGTGGACCCCGGCTACAAGCTGGCCGTCAGCATCCTCGAAAACCGCGAAGAGGCCGAAGACGCCGTGCAGGAGGCGACCATCAAGGCCTGGCGCAACCTTCACCAGCTCAAGGACGCGAGCGTGGCCAAGTCCTGGTTCTTCACGATCGTCGCGAATCAGTGCCGGTCGGTCCGGCGGAGCCGGTGGTGGTCGGTGGTGAAGCTCGCGGCGCCGGAGCAGCCGAAGAGCGGTCCGGAGGATGAGGCGGTGCAGCGCACCGACCTCGAGCGTGCCCTGCGCACCCTCAGTCCGGACGATCGGCTCGCCCTGTATCTTCGCTACTACATGGACCTGCCGCTGAACGAGGTGGCGTCGGTCCTCGGCGTCTCGGAGACGGCCGCCAAGTCGCGGATCCACCGCGCCGCGCAGGGATTGAGACCGGCGGTCGACGTCCCCGAGGGGGTGACCTGATGGCCGACTTCGAAGACAAGGTCAAGGCGGCGTTCGACGCCGAGTTCGAGCGCAACCGCCCGCGACCGGGCTTGCGTGGACGCGTCATCGCGAACGCGGTCGCCACTCCCCGTGTCCAGCGCCGGGGCTTTGGCGCCTGGCTGACACCGCCGCGCCTGGCCCTCGCCGGTACCGCCGCCGCGGTTCTCGTCGTGGCCGGCGTCGGTCTCCGCGTCGCCACGCAGGGCGGCCCGCCCGTCGCTGTGAAGCCGACGCCGACCTCGTCGCCGTCGGTGCTGGCGTTCGGCAAGCTGCCACCGCCAGGGCTCCATCCTCCGCTGGGACTCGGAGCCGGGGGCGGGAGCCCTTCCACGGTTATTCCCTACTTTGGCCCGGCGACGATGACGTGGTCGGGACTACTGCCAAAGGTCCCGCCTGCAGCACCGGTCTATCGCTCCACCGTGCCGACGGCGGCCGATGCTGACGCATTCGCCGCACGACTTGGTGCCACGCTGCAGCCGTCTTCGCCGAAGGAGCCCGACAGGATCTATCGGGGACCCAACGCCTACCAGATGCGGATTTCGTTGGAGGATCCCGTTGCCGGAGAACCGACCTACCGGATCATCCGCCAAAGCGGCTCTAGCCCGAGCCGGCCGTTTACAGAGGCCGCGGCCCATGCGGCCGCCGACGCCGAACTGACAAGGCTTGGCCTGGTGCCGTTCTGGAGCTCGACTGTCCAGGTGTCACGGCTCAACGAATCCGGTGACCAACCATTGATCTTCCTCGTCCAGTATCAGCGCGCGTTCGCACTCGGTGGTGGCGTCGTCGCCCTCGAAGTCGATGGTAACGGCGACCCTTCCGGCATCCAGGTGCTGGTGGACTCGGCTGGCCAAATCCTGGAGATTACCGGGGTCCTCCGGCAGGCCGAGGAGCCGGCGACCTACCCGCTGCAACCTCCGTCGGCGGTGGTGAATGCCGCCGTCACCGCCACGCCTGCTGTGAGCGCCAATCCAAGTCCTGTGCCGGCTGTCACGCTTACCAAAGTGACGCTCGTCTACACGACGGTCAGCGCCAACGGCATCGGTTACCTCGTGCCCGCCTACCTTTTCACCGGCACGTTCGAGCTGAGCGGCGCCCAGCTTGAGAAGCGGGTCCTCGTTCCCGCCCTCGCACCTCGCGCCATCGCCGCATCGTTGCCGTGACGGTTCACATCGATCGCTCTGATGCGGTCATGGTGGTCACGATCGACCGGCCCGATCGACGAAACGCGGTCGATGGCACAACCGCGCGCGAACTATCGGCCGCATTCCGGAGCTTTGACGCCGATCCCGCACTGCACGTGGCCGTCCTGACTGGGACGGGCGGCAACTTCTGCGCCGGCTTTGACCTGAAGGCCCTCGCCGACGGCAGCGGGCCCGAGGTGAGCGAAGGCGATGGTCCCATGGGGGTGACGTATCTGCAACTCACCAAGCCGGTGATCGGGGCGATCGAGGGTTACTGCGTGGCCGGCGGGATGGAGCTCGCACTGTGGTGCGACTTGAGGGTCGCGGGAGCCAATGCCGTCTTCGGAATCTTCAATCGCCGTTTCGGTGTGCCGCTGGTAGACGGCGGCACAGTCCGCCTGCCTCGCATTGCGGGCCAGGGCCTGGCGATGGACCTGATCCTTACCGGTCGCCCGATCAGCGCCGATGAAGCGCAGCGACACGGCCTGGTCAACCGGTTGGTCGAGCCCGGCCGGGCGCTGCCGGAGGCGGTAGCGCTGGCACAACGGATCGCCGCCTTTCCGCAGGCGGGGCTACGCCACGACCGGCTTTCGCTGCTCGAGCAATGGGGGCTTCCGCTCAAGCGGGCGCTGGAAAACGAACTGCGATGGGG
Above is a window of Candidatus Dormiibacterota bacterium DNA encoding:
- a CDS encoding L,D-transpeptidase, with translation MNRTSEELEMAATQPTRNHSFRLGRTLAMLGIALALVTGVFAARAAASLAQPGPDYGWAGSPLAAAPSDTSPVPTPDPTLTPDPTLAPTPTPAPTPTPDPRQTGKVIVVSIAQQRLVAYQDGAAVLTSNVATGMPALPTPTGTFHIMSKSSPYKFVSPWPRGNQYWYPTEWVSYAMLFADDGYFLHDAPWRTVWGAGANLTHGSHGCINVPKAAMATLYGWATDGTTVIVE
- a CDS encoding C39 family peptidase, with product MKEVNSTRKRSIFNRPRRIALAAGVLVAGFLAGGWFAYALPNQPSTRTVLADTGATPTPVSTPVATPTPDATPAPTVVPTVVPTVAPTDPPVVRPPQTTFTIAVPVIRQTMVLDCETAALQMGLATYGYYYSQDTLFARENADLRAPVMGPNHTVLQWGDPYTNFVGNVNGSDWTPTGYGVYYPVILKMARDIGLTNAYGGEGMSAATIYDALSTGHAVEVWIETNWTRPGVGTWTAWDGRKIRYSYAEHAVTLSGVSPNQVRVNDPLHGTQYWVSKATFETSWADFNNMAVVF
- a CDS encoding peptidoglycan bridge formation glycyltransferase FemA/FemB family protein — protein: MIATHTIGAGTLVACTDPVIWDAFVSAASDGSILQSWAWGELKARYGWEPTRYLWTREGRVRGAISVLRKQLPGGLAMHYAPRGPVLNKQFAEWPLLWDQLRRRLALQGGTVLKVDPEWPDQGQYVLQFTGARPTHSIQHEATALVDLRGGEGVFERMSASARRNMRQAARAGVIVQSSVQLDALDRFYQMLAATADRQEFTIRPRSYYRDLFQAFGDSARVYLATNQGVTIAGSVIVNYGDRLIYLFSGSSDEGRRLKAPYLIQQHVIRDGQALGCRTYDLWGIPIDPQSGDPGWGYAHFKAMLGGVPVTFAGSWDLPVKRPLAAAYHLAERVLARPAVAV
- a CDS encoding RNA polymerase sigma factor; its protein translation is MAGEQTTLLRDAVAGDERAFDALIGPLVDPGYKLAVSILENREEAEDAVQEATIKAWRNLHQLKDASVAKSWFFTIVANQCRSVRRSRWWSVVKLAAPEQPKSGPEDEAVQRTDLERALRTLSPDDRLALYLRYYMDLPLNEVASVLGVSETAAKSRIHRAAQGLRPAVDVPEGVT
- a CDS encoding crotonase/enoyl-CoA hydratase family protein; amino-acid sequence: MTVHIDRSDAVMVVTIDRPDRRNAVDGTTARELSAAFRSFDADPALHVAVLTGTGGNFCAGFDLKALADGSGPEVSEGDGPMGVTYLQLTKPVIGAIEGYCVAGGMELALWCDLRVAGANAVFGIFNRRFGVPLVDGGTVRLPRIAGQGLAMDLILTGRPISADEAQRHGLVNRLVEPGRALPEAVALAQRIAAFPQAGLRHDRLSLLEQWGLPLKRALENELRWGRKTIDSGEPLAGARRFTDGEGRSGSGI